The Pongo abelii isolate AG06213 chromosome 20, NHGRI_mPonAbe1-v2.0_pri, whole genome shotgun sequence genome window below encodes:
- the LOC134760674 gene encoding ret finger protein-like 4A — MAEHFKQIIRCPVCLKDLAEPVQLKCGYVCCLQCLNSLQKEPNGEGLLCHFCSVVSQKDDIKPHYKLRALVPIIKELEPKLKSSLTMNPRMRKFQVDMTLDVDTASNYLIISEDLKSLRSGDISQNRKEQAERFDAALCVLGTPGFTSGRHYWEVDVGTSQVWDVGVCKESVNRQGKIVLSSEHGFLTVGCRKGKIFAASTMPMTRLLVCSPLHRVGIFLDVGMRSVSFYNVSDGCHIYTFSKIPVCEPWRPFFAHKRGTQDDQSILSICSVINPASASAPVSSGESQSTLEQNRL, encoded by the exons ATGGCTGAACACTTCAAACAAATCATTAGATGTCCTGTCTGTCTAAAAGATCTTGCAGAACCCGTGCAACTGAAATGTGGGTATGTCTGCTGCCTCCAGTGCCTCAATTCTCTCCAGAAGGAGCCCAATGGGGAAGGTTTACTGTGCCACTTCTGCTCTGTGGTCTCTCAGAAGGATGACATCAAGCCCCACTACAAGCTGAGGGCGCTGGTTCCCATCATCAAGGAACTAGAGCCCAAGCTGAAATCTAGTCTAACAATGAACCCAAGGATGAGGAAGTTTCAAG TGGATATGACCTTGGATGTGGACACAGCCAGCAACTATCTCATCATTTCTGAAGACCTGAAGAGTTTACGAAGTGGGGATATCAGCCAGAATAGGAAGGAGCAAGCTGAGAGATTCGATGCTGCACTGTGCGTCCTGGGTACCCCTGGCTTCACTTCCGGCCGCCATTACTGGGAGGTGGACGTGGGCACCAGCCAAGTATGGGATGTGGGCGTGTGCAAGGAATCTGTGAACCGACAGGGGAAGATTGTGCTTTCTTCAGAACACGGCTTCTTGACTGTGGGttgcagaaaaggaaagatctttgcTGCCAGCACTATGCCTATGACTCGTCTCTTGGTGTGTTCCCCGTTGCACAGAGTGGGGATTTTCCTGGATGTAGGTATGAGGTCCGTTTCCTTTTACAATGTTAGTGATGGGTGCCATATCTACACATTCAGCAAAATTCCTGTTTGCGAGCCATGGCGTCCATTTTTTGCTCATAAACGTGGAACTCAAGATGATCAGAGCATCCTGAGTATCTGTTCTGTGATCAATCCAGCCAGTGCCAGTGCCCCAGTTTCTTCTGGGGAAAGTCAATCAACATTGGAACAGAATCGTCTTTAG